A single region of the Bacteroides luhongzhouii genome encodes:
- a CDS encoding TIM-barrel domain-containing protein, which translates to MKIFLSVLFVWCCTSVYGYNKISIDTLGNGIIRLSVGTPDEHTPYDFCPKKPKQGSLEKLPEGTLPFILEDIDLQISSRGGRVRIPLLNDEQLYGFGLQIGSFQQRGLKKKPIVNDHPLNTLGYTHAPQPFYISSKGYGILINTLRYTTFYCGTHTEKHTQKKIISSNGEVKNSTEELYENKKSGNYVYIDIPNCKGVEVFVFKASNVKEVVQKYNLLSGGGCLPPMWGLGFKYRTKTDFTQEGVMRVQAYFRDKKIPCDVIGLEPGWHTAAYSCSYVWNEKRFPNHRSMLKALNENNYKVNLWEHAYVHPTSPLWEPLKDYSGDFLVWGGLVPDFALPETRKRFSDYHKQLMREGISGFKLDECDNSDISVGNSTWGFPEMSTFPSGMDGEQMHQALGLLYLRTLNDMYESENRRTFQDYRSSGLFASSVPASLYSDIYGYKDYIQMISNSAFGGLLWSPEVRQSGSKSEFFRRLQLVLLSAHAVVDSWFLQNPPWLQYDKDKNNTGIFLADSVEMENITRKLINTRMRLLPYLYDTFARYHMEGIPPFRPLLMDFPMDAKTLNLSDQYMMGDNLLVAPLLDDTGKRKVYFPAGAWYNFNTNERYEGGREYEVAIALDEMPLFVKDGTILPLADPLQFVSETSVFNITCHVYGNPDGKQCTLFEDDGVSYDFENKNCYNWLTLGVKKGKGYYKRQGSFSGRRYNINKWAFIK; encoded by the coding sequence ATGAAAATATTTCTTTCCGTTTTATTCGTTTGGTGTTGTACGTCTGTATACGGATATAATAAAATTTCAATAGATACATTGGGTAACGGAATTATCCGTTTGTCTGTAGGAACTCCGGACGAACATACCCCTTATGATTTTTGTCCGAAGAAACCCAAACAGGGAAGTTTGGAAAAACTACCTGAAGGTACGCTTCCTTTTATATTGGAAGATATAGACTTGCAAATTTCTAGCCGTGGTGGACGGGTGCGTATACCATTGCTGAATGACGAACAGCTTTATGGCTTTGGACTTCAAATAGGTTCATTCCAACAGAGGGGACTGAAGAAAAAACCGATAGTAAATGACCATCCTCTGAACACATTAGGATACACGCATGCCCCTCAGCCATTTTATATTTCAAGCAAAGGATATGGCATTCTGATTAATACATTGCGCTATACAACCTTTTATTGTGGCACGCATACTGAAAAACATACCCAAAAGAAAATAATTTCTTCAAATGGTGAAGTAAAGAATTCAACAGAAGAACTTTATGAAAACAAGAAATCAGGCAATTATGTCTATATTGATATTCCCAATTGTAAAGGAGTTGAAGTTTTTGTTTTTAAAGCTTCCAATGTAAAAGAAGTTGTCCAGAAATACAATCTGCTTTCCGGAGGTGGCTGTTTGCCTCCGATGTGGGGACTTGGATTCAAATATAGAACGAAAACAGATTTTACTCAAGAAGGCGTGATGAGGGTACAGGCTTATTTCAGAGATAAGAAGATTCCTTGTGACGTGATTGGACTGGAACCGGGATGGCATACCGCAGCTTATTCTTGTTCTTATGTTTGGAATGAGAAACGTTTTCCAAATCATCGTTCAATGTTAAAAGCCCTGAATGAGAATAACTATAAAGTGAATCTTTGGGAACATGCATATGTACATCCTACATCACCATTGTGGGAGCCGCTAAAAGATTATTCAGGAGATTTTCTGGTTTGGGGTGGCTTAGTCCCGGATTTTGCATTGCCGGAAACAAGAAAGCGTTTCTCTGATTATCATAAACAGCTCATGAGAGAAGGTATTTCGGGATTCAAATTGGATGAGTGTGATAATTCTGATATTTCTGTAGGCAATTCAACCTGGGGATTTCCTGAAATGAGCACTTTCCCTTCCGGGATGGATGGTGAACAAATGCATCAGGCATTGGGGCTATTGTATTTGAGAACATTAAATGATATGTATGAAAGCGAGAATCGGAGAACCTTTCAAGATTATCGCTCTTCCGGTTTGTTCGCTTCTTCGGTTCCGGCTTCTTTATATAGTGATATTTATGGATATAAAGATTACATTCAAATGATCAGTAACTCAGCTTTTGGTGGTTTGTTGTGGTCTCCGGAAGTTCGTCAGTCCGGATCTAAATCTGAATTTTTTAGACGTTTGCAACTAGTGTTGTTGTCGGCTCACGCTGTGGTAGATAGTTGGTTCCTGCAGAATCCTCCCTGGTTGCAATATGATAAAGATAAGAATAATACTGGAATTTTTTTGGCCGACAGTGTTGAAATGGAAAATATAACGCGCAAACTTATAAATACCCGCATGAGGTTGTTACCGTATTTATATGATACATTTGCCCGTTATCATATGGAAGGTATTCCTCCATTTCGTCCTTTGTTGATGGATTTTCCTATGGATGCTAAAACACTGAATCTATCAGATCAATATATGATGGGAGATAATTTGCTGGTTGCCCCTTTACTGGATGATACTGGAAAGAGAAAAGTCTATTTTCCGGCAGGTGCATGGTATAATTTTAATACGAATGAACGTTACGAGGGAGGTAGAGAATACGAAGTTGCCATTGCTTTGGATGAAATGCCTTTGTTCGTTAAAGACGGTACAATTTTACCTTTGGCAGATCCGTTGCAGTTTGTTTCTGAAACTTCCGTTTTTAATATAACCTGCCATGTCTATGGCAATCCTGATGGAAAGCAATGTACATTATTTGAAGATGACGGAGTTAGTTATGATTTTGAAAATAAGAATTGTTACAATTGGTTGACATTGGGAGTTAAAAAGGGAAAAGGCTATTACAAACGTCAAGGTTCTTTCAGTGGACGGAGATATAACATCAATAAATGGGCATTTATAAAATAA
- a CDS encoding aldose epimerase family protein — protein MIGASTSAMINRQTNNKKEQVITLRNSNGLVARFSPYGARWLDMFVPDRNGCFDDVLLGFSDLAGYECASEQYYGAIVGRVCGRIKNAHFSIGEESYDLAANDIYGKPTFNHLHGGILGFHNRFWDSSVKQNEKGEETVIFACLSEDGEEGYPGNVSISVSYTLTDDNSIEMVCKATTDKVTPINVTNHAFFNLSGVRKNKDVLSHSLRLCSSQIIACDDELIPTGELISVAGTVLDFRKPRQISDALVTDYLGIKRQNGFSLAYTLCNENDRSLAAELYDKNSGRRLSIYTNQPSLQVYTGYLMDGSDVGKGNIPYYANAGIALETQGYPDAVHWKCFPSVFLDTDEEYLQYTKYKFSIDD, from the coding sequence ATGATTGGAGCTTCTACTTCAGCTATGATAAACAGGCAGACGAATAATAAGAAAGAGCAGGTGATTACACTTAGGAATAGCAATGGTTTAGTTGCCCGCTTCTCGCCCTATGGAGCGCGCTGGTTAGATATGTTTGTTCCCGACAGGAATGGCTGTTTTGACGATGTTTTGTTAGGATTCAGTGATTTGGCGGGCTATGAATGTGCTTCTGAACAATATTATGGTGCTATTGTCGGACGTGTTTGTGGGCGTATTAAAAATGCTCATTTTAGTATAGGTGAGGAGTCTTATGATTTGGCTGCCAATGATATATATGGTAAACCTACATTTAATCATCTGCATGGAGGAATTTTAGGATTTCATAATCGTTTTTGGGATAGTTCGGTTAAGCAGAATGAAAAAGGAGAAGAAACAGTCATTTTTGCTTGTTTGTCTGAAGATGGGGAGGAAGGGTATCCCGGGAATGTAAGTATTTCTGTGAGTTATACATTAACGGACGATAATTCAATAGAAATGGTTTGTAAAGCTACAACTGATAAAGTAACGCCTATAAATGTGACAAATCATGCATTCTTTAACTTGTCTGGAGTTCGGAAGAATAAAGATGTTTTATCCCATAGTCTTAGATTGTGTTCATCTCAAATAATAGCTTGTGATGATGAATTGATTCCTACAGGAGAGTTGATTTCTGTAGCCGGAACTGTATTGGACTTTAGGAAACCGCGACAGATTTCTGATGCTTTAGTGACTGATTACTTAGGGATTAAGCGACAGAATGGTTTCTCACTTGCTTATACGTTATGTAATGAAAATGACCGTTCGCTTGCTGCAGAATTGTACGATAAAAATAGTGGACGGAGATTATCTATTTATACCAATCAGCCATCTTTGCAGGTATACACAGGTTATTTAATGGATGGTTCTGATGTGGGAAAAGGTAATATTCCTTATTATGCGAATGCTGGAATTGCTTTAGAAACTCAAGGATACCCGGATGCGGTACATTGGAAGTGTTTTCCATCTGTATTTTTAGATACTGATGAAGAATATTTGCAATATACAAAGTATAAGTTTTCCATTGATGATTAG
- a CDS encoding alginate lyase family protein encodes MGELAGTIAEREKHSLAIPALEGGHGHHYFCPIHNTQFVFDWESPKAHYCTVCKKKWSDVDRYDWAWVNFVHGANLDYLKANMYLYLATDEKRYADNITSMLLDLSHKYPAYKIHDRERKYTPGTSGKLFSQSLDEAVWAIDAARAFLVASVEMTPQERLQIEKGFLRPCADLLLSSRDKGNWQVWHNGGIIALGVALKNDSIINAALNKPDLGYYDMQKKNVYNDGWWNEGSVVYHFYPLRAILLSAEAVRCRHINLYDEKVINMFLSPVNMLYSDLMFPSQNDGWYGTTLLEQAGLYEIVALRTGNQKIIDVLAACYEKIERKSPDALINGMELKCHDSGVSLSSHLFPDLGVGVLRSKNKTVVLKNGPSGGLHGHPDKLSISIHDGRREILPDLGTTAYGVPDCYAWYRKTISHNTVTIDKKDQKASKGKIVLFKPTSRGGVIEAVSDSAYVGVNMHRTLSLEGIKLVDHFTCESDVEHTYDYTLILRDSISLPSERKDTLLEYERISKVRRSPGKGTFSFSMSDGTKLSLVVHSPYELFIGVAPGIPPKGLKKGEDVYPLIIRTKGKKMDIKAIWTFVD; translated from the coding sequence TTGGGTGAACTTGCTGGAACCATTGCGGAAAGGGAAAAACATTCATTAGCTATACCAGCTTTGGAAGGTGGGCATGGGCATCATTATTTTTGTCCGATTCATAACACCCAATTTGTATTTGACTGGGAAAGCCCCAAAGCGCACTATTGCACAGTATGTAAGAAGAAATGGAGTGATGTTGACAGGTATGACTGGGCATGGGTGAATTTTGTTCATGGAGCTAACTTGGACTATTTGAAGGCGAATATGTATTTGTATTTAGCCACAGATGAAAAAAGATATGCGGATAATATAACTTCCATGCTCTTGGACTTATCTCATAAGTATCCTGCCTATAAAATCCATGACCGGGAGCGAAAATATACTCCGGGCACTAGCGGCAAACTGTTCTCCCAAAGCTTGGATGAAGCTGTATGGGCTATAGATGCGGCCCGTGCATTTTTGGTTGCTTCTGTAGAAATGACACCGCAAGAACGTCTTCAAATAGAAAAAGGTTTCCTGCGTCCCTGTGCAGACTTGCTGCTATCCAGCCGCGATAAGGGGAACTGGCAAGTTTGGCATAATGGAGGAATAATAGCATTAGGGGTTGCTTTGAAAAATGATTCTATCATCAATGCTGCTTTAAACAAACCGGATCTGGGATATTATGATATGCAGAAAAAGAATGTATATAATGATGGCTGGTGGAATGAAGGATCGGTTGTTTATCATTTTTACCCTTTAAGGGCTATTCTTCTTTCTGCTGAGGCAGTAAGGTGTCGTCATATAAACCTGTATGACGAGAAGGTTATTAATATGTTTTTGTCTCCGGTCAATATGCTTTACTCGGATCTAATGTTTCCTTCTCAAAACGACGGTTGGTATGGAACAACATTGTTAGAACAGGCTGGCTTATATGAAATAGTTGCTTTGCGTACAGGAAATCAAAAGATAATAGATGTATTGGCAGCTTGTTATGAGAAAATAGAACGGAAATCACCAGATGCGTTAATTAATGGAATGGAGCTGAAATGTCATGATTCCGGAGTTTCTTTAAGTAGTCATTTATTTCCCGATTTAGGTGTTGGTGTATTGCGCTCTAAGAATAAAACGGTTGTTCTGAAGAATGGTCCCAGTGGTGGGTTGCATGGACATCCGGATAAATTGTCTATCAGCATTCATGACGGACGTAGGGAAATCCTGCCGGACTTGGGAACTACAGCTTATGGTGTGCCGGATTGCTATGCCTGGTATCGAAAAACAATATCTCATAACACAGTGACTATTGATAAGAAAGATCAAAAAGCATCTAAGGGGAAAATAGTATTATTTAAGCCGACTTCTCGCGGAGGTGTAATAGAGGCTGTGTCTGACAGTGCATATGTAGGAGTGAATATGCATCGCACTCTTTCCTTAGAAGGTATAAAGTTGGTAGATCATTTTACATGTGAGTCGGATGTGGAACATACTTATGACTATACATTGATATTGCGTGATTCCATCTCTCTACCGTCAGAAAGGAAAGACACATTACTTGAATATGAAAGGATATCAAAAGTACGTAGGAGTCCTGGTAAAGGCACCTTTTCTTTTTCTATGAGTGATGGAACAAAACTCTCTTTAGTAGTTCATTCTCCGTATGAATTATTTATTGGAGTAGCTCCCGGTATTCCACCTAAAGGATTGAAGAAAGGTGAAGATGTCTACCCGTTGATTATTCGAACCAAAGGTAAAAAAATGGATATTAAAGCCATTTGGACTTTTGTTGATTGA
- a CDS encoding glycoside hydrolase family 88 protein, translating into MKKCILGSLLALFCSCSSHSDFDVASSLNYCEEQTKKSLAVLNDTTRMPRNILSGEGQKQWNCTSIYDWTSGFWPGILWYVYEYTRDNEIKKQAERYSSALFPVVDRKADDHDLGFMMFCSSGNAYRLTGEQKYKEILLRTADSLATLFDKRVGTIHSWPGMRKQKGWPHNTIIDNMLNLELLFWASKNGGGKDLYNIAYSHALVTSRNQFREDYSTCHVVVYDTINGKRISQLTHQGYADKSMWARGQAWAIYGFTMCYRETGEPSFLEIAQKAADIYLKRLPEDYIPYWDFDVPNLLNEPRDASAAAVVASGLLELSSYVKDKAKADAYFNSAVEMIKALSSPAYRGGQTNNAFLLHSTGHKPGGTEIDASIIYADYYYIEALIRLNKIYNNGKPNSDE; encoded by the coding sequence ATGAAGAAATGTATATTAGGTAGTCTGCTTGCACTTTTCTGTTCATGTTCTTCTCATTCTGATTTTGATGTGGCTTCTTCATTGAATTATTGTGAGGAACAAACTAAAAAAAGTCTTGCAGTGTTGAATGATACAACCCGAATGCCACGGAATATTTTGTCCGGTGAGGGACAAAAACAATGGAATTGTACTTCCATTTATGATTGGACAAGTGGTTTCTGGCCGGGTATTTTATGGTATGTGTATGAGTATACGCGTGATAATGAAATCAAGAAACAGGCTGAACGTTACTCTTCAGCCCTGTTTCCTGTAGTAGATCGTAAAGCCGATGATCATGATTTGGGTTTTATGATGTTTTGTAGTTCCGGCAATGCTTACAGGCTTACAGGAGAGCAAAAATACAAAGAAATATTGCTTCGTACAGCTGATTCGCTAGCCACTTTGTTTGACAAGAGAGTGGGGACGATTCACTCGTGGCCCGGAATGCGGAAACAAAAGGGATGGCCGCATAATACGATTATTGACAATATGCTTAACTTGGAACTCCTGTTTTGGGCTTCTAAAAACGGGGGAGGCAAAGATTTGTACAATATAGCTTATAGCCATGCGCTGGTGACTTCACGAAATCAGTTCAGAGAAGACTACAGTACCTGTCATGTGGTTGTATATGACACAATCAATGGGAAGCGAATCAGCCAATTAACACATCAAGGGTATGCGGATAAGTCAATGTGGGCACGGGGACAGGCATGGGCTATTTATGGTTTCACCATGTGTTATAGAGAAACGGGTGAACCGTCTTTTTTGGAGATAGCACAAAAGGCGGCAGACATTTATTTGAAAAGACTGCCTGAGGACTATATTCCTTATTGGGATTTTGATGTTCCCAATTTACTCAATGAACCTCGTGATGCTTCGGCAGCTGCTGTGGTGGCTTCGGGACTGTTAGAACTGAGCTCGTATGTGAAAGACAAGGCAAAGGCGGATGCCTATTTTAATTCTGCAGTAGAAATGATAAAGGCATTATCTTCTCCAGCTTATCGAGGCGGACAAACTAATAATGCGTTTCTTCTTCATTCCACAGGACATAAGCCTGGTGGAACGGAAATAGATGCGTCAATCATATATGCTGATTATTATTATATAGAGGCATTAATCCGTTTGAATAAAATTTATAATAATGGTAAGCCAAACAGTGATGAATAA
- a CDS encoding glycoside hydrolase family 97 protein, with protein MKIFSFILLFILSMMSGYAENTVKVLFSPDNNVAFSAYEAGGLLKYKISYKGKPVILESQLGIDGWSQNLEIERIDSLSVNKTWHPVYGERAVVEDCYKEYNYTLKIKGRGSRLALIVRAYNSGIGFRYKYLGSSYLRISKEETTFVVPENTYCWFAPFAQAEHKRMLVKDWPGEAERPLTLQLENGLYASLAEAEMVNYSRTKFVLRKGESNVIRCKMYDAVEDIAPFETPWRVVMVGEQPKDLINNNDLILNLNQACQIEDTEWIKPGRIIRTVSLTTEGAKKVVDFAVKRNLDYIHFDAGWYGSETSKDSDPRKSDVDPQRCSVNDLDIPTVVQYAKSKGVGVWLYVNQRALAAHLDEILPLYESWGIAGIKFGFVHVGSFRWNIWLHEAVKKCAKYHLMVDIHDEYRPTGFSRTYPNLLTQEGVRGNEEFPDGVNNTTLPFTRFISGAADCTVCYYHRKELKPGLAQSLNARSLLNTSCHQMALSVINYSPLQFLYWYDTPEDVKDEPELFFFDNLPTTWDDSKTLDGAIGEYIAMARKKEGVWYVGCITNNDARDLDISLDFLDKNKKYELTLFTDGGEKVKTRTHVDIKTKKVTSRTILNLSLLPRGGATMIIKELKK; from the coding sequence ATGAAGATTTTTAGTTTTATTCTTCTTTTCATATTAAGTATGATGTCGGGATACGCTGAGAATACCGTCAAGGTTTTGTTCTCTCCTGATAATAATGTTGCATTCTCTGCCTACGAGGCAGGCGGTTTGCTGAAATACAAGATTTCTTATAAAGGAAAGCCTGTCATTTTGGAGTCACAACTTGGTATAGATGGTTGGTCGCAAAATCTGGAAATCGAGCGTATTGACTCTTTATCTGTAAATAAGACTTGGCATCCGGTTTATGGTGAACGAGCCGTAGTCGAGGATTGTTACAAAGAATATAACTATACGTTGAAAATAAAAGGACGGGGGAGTCGGCTTGCATTAATTGTGAGAGCTTATAATTCAGGTATTGGTTTTAGATATAAATATTTAGGCAGTTCTTATCTGCGTATTAGTAAAGAAGAAACAACTTTTGTCGTCCCTGAAAATACTTACTGCTGGTTTGCGCCTTTTGCTCAAGCAGAGCACAAACGTATGTTAGTGAAGGACTGGCCGGGTGAGGCCGAGAGACCGTTGACGCTCCAATTGGAAAATGGATTGTATGCAAGTCTGGCAGAAGCGGAAATGGTAAATTATAGTAGAACTAAGTTTGTGTTGCGGAAAGGTGAAAGTAATGTGATTCGTTGTAAAATGTATGATGCTGTGGAAGACATAGCTCCCTTTGAAACTCCTTGGAGAGTGGTGATGGTGGGTGAACAGCCTAAAGACCTAATCAACAATAATGATCTTATTTTGAACCTTAACCAGGCTTGCCAAATAGAGGATACGGAATGGATTAAGCCCGGACGCATTATCCGTACTGTTTCTTTGACAACAGAGGGAGCAAAAAAAGTAGTGGATTTTGCAGTAAAAAGAAATCTTGATTATATTCATTTTGATGCAGGCTGGTATGGCTCCGAAACTTCAAAAGATTCAGATCCCAGAAAGTCAGACGTTGATCCGCAACGTTGTTCTGTGAATGATTTGGATATACCTACCGTTGTGCAGTATGCAAAAAGTAAGGGAGTTGGGGTGTGGCTGTATGTCAATCAACGTGCTCTTGCTGCACATTTGGATGAGATTCTACCATTGTATGAGTCTTGGGGGATCGCTGGTATTAAATTTGGTTTTGTTCATGTCGGTTCGTTCAGGTGGAATATCTGGCTTCACGAGGCTGTTAAGAAATGTGCGAAATACCACCTGATGGTTGATATTCATGATGAATATAGGCCAACCGGTTTTAGTCGCACTTATCCAAACTTGTTGACTCAAGAAGGTGTGAGAGGCAATGAAGAATTTCCTGATGGGGTAAATAATACCACATTACCGTTTACTCGCTTTATTAGTGGCGCAGCAGACTGTACAGTTTGTTATTATCATAGAAAAGAGCTGAAACCCGGATTGGCACAGAGTCTAAATGCACGTTCATTGCTAAATACCTCTTGCCATCAGATGGCATTATCCGTTATTAATTACAGTCCTTTGCAGTTCTTGTATTGGTACGACACACCGGAAGATGTAAAAGATGAACCCGAATTATTTTTCTTTGATAACTTACCCACTACATGGGATGATTCAAAGACGCTTGATGGTGCTATTGGAGAATATATAGCGATGGCCCGTAAAAAAGAGGGTGTTTGGTACGTCGGATGCATTACTAATAATGATGCAAGAGATTTGGACATCTCTCTCGACTTTTTGGATAAAAACAAGAAGTATGAACTGACTCTATTTACAGATGGAGGCGAAAAAGTAAAAACAAGAACACATGTGGATATTAAAACGAAGAAAGTAACCAGTCGGACAATACTGAATTTGTCGCTTTTACCTCGTGGTGGTGCTACAATGATTATTAAAGAATTGAAAAAGTGA
- a CDS encoding glycoside hydrolase domain-containing protein: MIIHCADIDNGRETVSKLLEGIYDDYCVAQMAKALGKWTEFDSLFKVQ, from the coding sequence ATGATTATACATTGTGCGGATATCGATAATGGTCGCGAGACAGTGTCCAAACTCTTGGAAGGTATTTATGACGATTATTGCGTTGCACAGATGGCCAAGGCTTTGGGAAAATGGACAGAATTTGATTCGTTGTTTAAGGTGCAGTAA
- a CDS encoding alpha-N-acetylglucosaminidase has protein sequence MAVATDKSFPAQKVINRQFGDGLKNVIFKMIEPCEGKETFLIESSKGVLTISGSSQVALCFAFRYYLKNVCGAMKTWSGEHLSLPETWPEYNSAKQTTPYDYRYFLNVCTYGYTAPYWNWERWEKEIDWMALHGVNLPLATVAAEAIAERVWLRLGLDKKDIQSFFTAPAHLPWHRMGNLNSWDGGLSDSWQKDQIHLQHLILNRMRELNMHPIAPAFAGFVPMAFVEKHPEIKFNHLKWGGFDEKYNAYVLPPDSPFFVEIGKMFVEEWEKEFGKNDFYLSDSFNEMELPVAKDDTEGKHKLLSQYGETIYKSISAGNPDAVWVTQGWTFGYHHSFWDKESLTALLSHVPDDKMIIIDLGNEFPKWVWKTEQTWKAHEGFYGKKWIFSYVPNFGGKNLLTGDLGLYASASIEALHSKYGEKLVGFGSAPEGLENNEVIYELLADVGWSKSAIDLDLWLKEYCIARYGGYPKKMSEAWSLLRKSSYGTFYSYPRFTWQTAVPDSRRKSKVDMSDDFFHAIELFLSCSDNLKESDLYKYDAIEFASYYLCAKADLLYVKALEKKQMGAKNEANKLLEKVVALLQQADKLLLSHPLHRLDRWVEQARNCGQSVVEKDFYEANAKRLITTWGGIQEDYAARTWSGLIKDYYIPRLQLYFSDKKKDDWEEKWITTPWHNTTEPFQEPLDEAVKLVRDAVAL, from the coding sequence ATGGCTGTTGCTACTGATAAAAGCTTTCCTGCACAAAAAGTAATAAACAGACAATTTGGGGATGGTCTTAAAAATGTTATTTTTAAGATGATAGAACCTTGTGAAGGGAAAGAGACCTTCTTGATAGAGTCTTCTAAAGGAGTCTTGACCATTAGTGGAAGTAGCCAAGTTGCTTTATGTTTTGCTTTTCGATATTACCTGAAAAATGTTTGTGGAGCCATGAAAACCTGGAGTGGAGAGCACCTTTCTTTACCTGAAACATGGCCGGAGTATAATTCGGCAAAGCAAACGACTCCGTATGATTATAGATATTTCTTGAATGTTTGTACTTATGGCTATACTGCTCCTTATTGGAATTGGGAACGTTGGGAAAAGGAGATTGATTGGATGGCTTTACATGGAGTAAATCTGCCTTTGGCTACAGTAGCGGCAGAGGCCATAGCCGAACGTGTGTGGTTGCGTTTGGGATTAGATAAAAAGGATATACAGTCTTTTTTTACAGCTCCGGCTCATTTGCCATGGCATCGCATGGGAAATTTGAATTCTTGGGATGGAGGACTGTCTGACAGCTGGCAAAAAGATCAGATACATCTGCAACACTTAATTTTAAATCGGATGCGAGAATTGAATATGCATCCCATCGCACCGGCTTTTGCAGGATTTGTACCTATGGCCTTTGTGGAGAAACACCCGGAGATAAAGTTTAATCATTTGAAATGGGGAGGTTTTGATGAAAAATACAATGCCTATGTATTGCCTCCGGACTCTCCTTTTTTTGTGGAGATAGGAAAGATGTTTGTGGAAGAGTGGGAAAAAGAATTCGGGAAAAATGATTTTTACCTGTCGGATAGTTTTAATGAGATGGAGCTTCCCGTAGCGAAAGATGATACGGAAGGAAAACATAAGTTGCTTTCCCAATATGGTGAAACCATTTACAAATCTATCTCTGCAGGTAATCCTGATGCAGTATGGGTGACTCAAGGGTGGACCTTCGGCTATCATCATTCTTTTTGGGACAAGGAAAGCTTAACAGCTTTGTTAAGTCATGTGCCGGATGATAAGATGATAATAATCGATTTGGGGAATGAATTCCCGAAGTGGGTATGGAAGACGGAACAAACTTGGAAAGCGCATGAAGGATTTTATGGTAAGAAATGGATCTTTAGTTATGTTCCGAATTTTGGAGGTAAGAATTTGTTGACTGGAGATTTGGGATTATATGCATCAGCTTCGATTGAGGCCTTGCACTCTAAATATGGAGAAAAATTAGTTGGTTTCGGTTCTGCACCGGAAGGTCTTGAGAATAATGAGGTCATATATGAACTGCTTGCAGATGTTGGGTGGAGTAAATCTGCCATAGATTTGGATTTATGGTTGAAAGAATATTGTATAGCCCGTTATGGGGGATATCCGAAGAAGATGAGTGAGGCATGGAGTTTGTTAAGAAAAAGCTCATATGGTACATTCTATTCTTATCCCCGTTTTACTTGGCAAACTGCTGTACCTGATAGTAGGAGAAAGAGCAAAGTGGATATGAGTGATGACTTTTTTCATGCCATAGAATTGTTTTTAAGTTGCTCTGATAATTTGAAAGAATCTGATCTTTATAAATATGATGCTATTGAATTTGCTTCTTATTACTTATGTGCAAAAGCCGATTTATTATATGTAAAAGCATTGGAAAAGAAACAGATGGGTGCTAAGAATGAGGCTAATAAACTATTGGAAAAGGTTGTTGCTTTGTTACAGCAGGCAGATAAACTGCTTCTGTCTCATCCTCTTCATCGACTGGACAGGTGGGTCGAACAGGCTAGAAACTGCGGTCAGTCTGTAGTGGAAAAAGATTTTTATGAAGCAAATGCAAAACGTTTAATAACAACGTGGGGAGGAATACAGGAAGATTATGCTGCGCGTACATGGTCTGGTTTAATAAAGGATTATTATATACCTCGTTTGCAACTTTATTTTTCCGATAAAAAAAAGGATGATTGGGAGGAAAAGTGGATAACTACACCATGGCATAATACTACGGAGCCCTTTCAAGAACCTCTGGATGAGGCTGTAAAATTGGTGAGAGATGCTGTGGCTTTGTGA